The genomic window GTCTTCGGCAATTGCACGGACGCATTCGGCAATGACTGCCATAACGCATTAGCGCCGAGAAGTCGGTCGCTTTGTAGAGATAAATTAGTCGCAACGATAATGGCGACTTTCTTTGCGTCTAGTGAAGGTAACGCTAAATGGTCCGCCGCATTGAGTAGATGCAACTGAGTCACGTCTAAACGCTGACGTTTAGCTGGCATCATGGGCTTTTCAAGTACGGTTTGCATCGCTTCATGAGACGAAAATCCCATGGTATTTTCAATATAGGTACTGAGTTTTTGTGGACTACTACGGAAAAACGCCGTTCGGTCGAGTTGCGCGGTACTGTGTGGTTTTAACGTGTCACGCCCCTTCACCAACGTGTCCCAAAAATCAGCTTGCTGATACCCTTGAGCCGTAATTGGTACTGCGTCAGTGACATAAACAGGCTGGTGATAGGACATCGCATGAGCCGTCGATTCAGCGTTAATCTGCCACGTTACTCCACGCACGCTTTGCCCCATCACTGCCGCTTTACGTTCACTAAACATACCGAGCAGAGAACAAAAGACCTGATTTGCTCCACTAAAGTAGGCTTGTTGGGCTAGTGCATGTGACGTTTTTTTAGAGGTGACGTCACCGAGTTCAGCGATGATTTTAAACTCATTCTGTTTAGCGGTTTCAAGCGTACATACCACCAACGTCACCGCACCTTCTAACCAATATCGAGCTTTTACACCAATGCTTTGTAAAAGGTCGATTTGCGCGGGTTGATGGAAACATTGCACCGAAGTAAGTACAGCAACCTTTGAATCGCTGTGTCGCAACGCATCCTTAGCAATTTCGACTAATCGAAGGCCTCCTAAGTCCGCAGCATCAATGGTCTGACATTTGCCTCGCGTTTTTGCAAAGTGCGCAATACGAGAGGGAATGCTTGATGCCATTTCCCCAACACGGTCATGGGAAGACGCACCAAATTGCGAGGCAAGCTCCAATTTAAAGTCATCAATCCGTGATTTGATAGCCTCATCTGACAACTGTTGTTCGCGTAATTGCTCCGCGTAACGTTTAATCGCCATAATTTTGGTCGCGTTTCGATATGCCGCATCACTTCCAAGATGAATTGCACAATACTGATCCGTAAAATCGCGCAGCGCTTCACCTAAAGTTAGACCTCTTA from Pseudoalteromonas xiamenensis includes these protein-coding regions:
- a CDS encoding beta-ketoacyl [acyl carrier protein] synthase domain-containing protein codes for the protein MIEHHDLPLAVIAVGTAFSFDYGLDGLPFDANLPTPQDYPFKVAGEAIKGAPHYAVNFDYKKFSIPPLFRKAVSRETRLALLAADNALRGLTLGEALRDFTDQYCAIHLGSDAAYRNATKIMAIKRYAEQLREQQLSDEAIKSRIDDFKLELASQFGASSHDRVGEMASSIPSRIAHFAKTRGKCQTIDAADLGGLRLVEIAKDALRHSDSKVAVLTSVQCFHQPAQIDLLQSIGVKARYWLEGAVTLVVCTLETAKQNEFKIIAELGDVTSKKTSHALAQQAYFSGANQVFCSLLGMFSERKAAVMGQSVRGVTWQINAESTAHAMSYHQPVYVTDAVPITAQGYQQADFWDTLVKGRDTLKPHSTAQLDRTAFFRSSPQKLSTYIENTMGFSSHEAMQTVLEKPMMPAKRQRLDVTQLHLLNAADHLALPSLDAKKVAIIVATNLSLQSDRLLGANALWQSLPNASVQLPKTRLADIGRWSWHGACGVGSAELLAEKLGVEADCYAVEAACASSMAAFHNAIRALQSGRYDVVITGGIECATLERDLVLCGAQMMLSATRIRPFALHADGFTPGDGGGLFIFAKEPMLNEPKCQVMAISGSCDSRSMTAPDPEGQALAMQKTITQRNDITPDAIQYIETHGTGTDLGDKAEAISIAQHYHRTEQAPLVLGSAKYNFGHCFAGAASISLSKIWAAFAAKQLPPTPILGELNTGLALEAIPATVLQQSERWPIHATTQSRHAAINAFGTGGINYHLILTYKEHS